A section of the Streptomyces sp. NBC_01591 genome encodes:
- the pgsA gene encoding CDP-diacylglycerol--glycerol-3-phosphate 3-phosphatidyltransferase: MTGAPASAAGGSGAKPVRGGKLGTAAVNQASLWNIANLLTMLRLVLVPGFVLLLLHNGGYDPVWRSFAWAAFAIAMITDLFDGHLARTYNLVTDFGKIADPIADKAIMGAALICLSYLGDLPWWVTGVILFRELGITLMRFWVIRHAVIPASRGGKMKTLAQGTAVGMYVLALTGPLATLRFWVMAVAVVLTVVTGLDYVRQAVVLRRKGLAAERAAAADAAGAVATGSRDSAEAER, from the coding sequence ATGACGGGAGCCCCGGCATCCGCGGCAGGCGGCTCCGGCGCGAAGCCGGTCCGCGGCGGCAAGCTGGGCACTGCGGCCGTCAATCAGGCCAGCCTGTGGAACATCGCCAATCTGCTCACCATGCTGCGGCTGGTGCTGGTGCCCGGCTTCGTGCTGCTGCTGCTGCACAACGGCGGGTACGACCCGGTCTGGCGGTCGTTCGCCTGGGCGGCCTTCGCCATCGCCATGATCACCGACCTGTTCGACGGTCATCTGGCGCGCACCTACAACCTGGTCACCGACTTCGGGAAGATCGCCGACCCGATCGCGGACAAGGCGATCATGGGTGCGGCGCTGATCTGTCTCTCGTATCTCGGCGATCTGCCCTGGTGGGTCACGGGCGTGATCCTCTTCCGCGAACTCGGCATCACGCTGATGCGCTTCTGGGTGATACGGCATGCGGTGATTCCGGCCAGTCGCGGCGGGAAGATGAAGACCCTGGCACAGGGGACGGCCGTCGGGATGTACGTCCTGGCGCTGACCGGTCCACTTGCCACCCTGCGCTTCTGGGTGATGGCGGTGGCCGTCGTACTGACGGTCGTCACCGGGCTCGACTATGTGCGCCAGGCCGTCGTACTGCGCCGCAAGGGGCTCGCGGCGGAGCGGGCCGCCGCGGCGGACGCAGCGGGCGCGGTGGCCACGGGAAGCCGTGATTCGGCGGAGGCCGAGCGGTGA
- a CDS encoding CinA family protein has protein sequence MTAAARVLELLVERGQTLAVAESLTGGLVAAELTSVPGASQSFRGSVTAYATPLKRDVLGVDGVLLAERGAVDPEVARQMAAGVRRVLGADWGLATTGVAGPEPQDGKAVGTVYVAVAGPDGVENMAELRLNGGRADIREESVRSVLELLSAELGKNARAQDTEQNGGN, from the coding sequence GTGACTGCCGCGGCCAGGGTGCTGGAGCTGCTCGTGGAGCGTGGGCAGACCCTTGCCGTCGCCGAGTCGCTGACCGGCGGTTTGGTCGCGGCGGAGCTGACCTCCGTGCCGGGTGCCTCGCAGTCCTTCCGGGGCTCCGTGACGGCGTACGCAACGCCCCTGAAGCGGGACGTCCTGGGTGTGGACGGCGTCCTGCTGGCGGAGCGCGGTGCGGTCGACCCGGAGGTGGCGCGGCAGATGGCAGCAGGTGTGCGCCGTGTTCTCGGGGCGGACTGGGGCCTGGCCACCACCGGGGTCGCGGGCCCCGAGCCGCAGGACGGCAAGGCTGTGGGAACGGTCTATGTCGCGGTGGCCGGGCCGGACGGCGTGGAGAATATGGCCGAGCTGAGGTTGAACGGCGGACGGGCGGACATCCGTGAAGAGAGCGTACGGAGCGTGCTCGAGTTGCTCTCCGCCGAACTCGGCAAGAATGCAAGGGCACAGGATACGGAACAGAACGGGGGGAATTGA
- a CDS encoding helix-turn-helix domain-containing protein, translating to MILLRRLLGDVLRRQRQRQGRTLREVSSSARVSLGYLSEVERGQKEASSELLSAICDALDVRMSELMREVSDELSLAELAESAAASDPVPVPVRPMLNSVSVTSVAGVPTGRVTIKAPAEAVDVVAA from the coding sequence ATGATTCTGCTCCGTCGCCTGCTTGGTGACGTGCTGCGTCGGCAGCGCCAGCGCCAAGGCCGTACTCTGCGCGAAGTCTCCTCGTCCGCCCGAGTCTCGCTCGGCTATCTCTCCGAGGTGGAGCGGGGGCAGAAGGAGGCATCCTCCGAGCTGCTCTCCGCCATTTGCGACGCGCTTGACGTACGGATGTCCGAGCTCATGCGTGAAGTGAGCGATGAGCTGTCGCTGGCCGAACTGGCCGAGTCGGCAGCAGCCAGCGATCCGGTGCCTGTGCCGGTGCGGCCAATGCTCAATTCCGTCTCCGTGACGTCGGTGGCAGGCGTGCCGACGGGACGGGTGACCATCAAGGCGCCCGCGGAAGCGGTGGATGTCGTCGCCGCCTGA
- a CDS encoding CsbD family protein: MVDEGAKDKIKGKAKEAMGKMTGDRRKEAEGKTDQAKGRAKDAMSDAEKRAEGMKDSLRRDER; this comes from the coding sequence ATGGTTGACGAAGGCGCCAAGGACAAGATCAAGGGCAAGGCGAAGGAAGCCATGGGCAAGATGACCGGCGACCGGCGCAAGGAGGCCGAAGGCAAGACGGACCAGGCCAAGGGCCGGGCCAAGGACGCCATGAGCGATGCCGAGAAGCGCGCGGAAGGCATGAAGGACTCTCTGCGCCGCGACGAGCGCTGA
- a CDS encoding SDR family NAD(P)-dependent oxidoreductase, with amino-acid sequence MLLTAYDLTGRSAFITGAAGGIGRACAVLLAAAGAIVHCADLDEKGLLETRDLIAEAGGASHIHVLDVTDRSRVGAAVAAAGDLDILAAVAGIMHTSSVLQTSDEDLDRILAVNFKGVLYACQEVARSMIARGAPGSLITMASGAVDSAGPGLLCYSAAKAAVVQLTKTLATELGPHAIRVNTVAPGWIRTPMTARHDADRQHRVEAAMARISPLGRVGEPEDVAHTVLHLASDASAFMTGQILRPNGGVTMPW; translated from the coding sequence ATGCTTCTCACCGCGTACGACCTCACGGGCCGCTCCGCGTTCATCACCGGCGCGGCGGGCGGCATCGGCCGAGCCTGCGCCGTCCTCCTCGCGGCCGCGGGCGCCATCGTGCACTGCGCGGACCTCGACGAGAAGGGCCTGCTGGAAACGCGGGACCTGATCGCCGAGGCGGGGGGCGCATCGCACATCCACGTCCTCGATGTCACCGACCGCAGTCGGGTCGGGGCCGCGGTGGCCGCCGCGGGCGACCTCGACATCCTGGCCGCCGTCGCCGGAATCATGCACACGAGCAGCGTCCTGCAGACCTCGGACGAGGATCTCGACCGCATCCTCGCGGTCAATTTCAAGGGCGTGCTGTACGCCTGCCAGGAAGTGGCCCGCAGCATGATCGCGCGCGGCGCCCCCGGCTCACTGATCACCATGGCCTCGGGAGCGGTCGATTCCGCCGGCCCGGGACTGCTCTGCTACAGCGCGGCCAAGGCGGCGGTCGTCCAGCTGACGAAGACGCTGGCGACCGAACTGGGGCCGCACGCGATCCGCGTCAACACCGTCGCCCCGGGCTGGATCCGCACGCCCATGACCGCCCGCCACGACGCGGACCGGCAGCACCGCGTGGAGGCGGCGATGGCGCGGATCTCCCCGCTGGGGCGGGTGGGCGAACCCGAGGACGTCGCCCACACCGTGCTCCACCTCGCGTCCGATGCCTCGGCCTTCATGACCGGCCAGATCCTCCGCCCGAACGGCGGCGTAACCATGCCCTGGTAG
- a CDS encoding DNA-formamidopyrimidine glycosylase family protein, protein MQTAKRLHTALAGQVLIRSDLRVPRFATADLTGRTILDVTSRGKHLLTRIEGGLTLHSHLRMDGAWRVYATGERWRGGPAHQIRAVLANAEHTAVGYRLPVLELLRTRDEESAVGHLGPDLLGPDWDPDTALRNLLSTPDRSLGEALLDQRNLAGIGNIYKAELCFMARATPWLAIGELTAPTAARLITTAKQLLEANRDRPMRTTTGTAPRGHGPKDRLWVYGRANRPCLRCGTTIRTADQGARPTYWCPRCQSGPTS, encoded by the coding sequence CTGCAGACCGCCAAGCGTCTGCACACCGCACTCGCCGGTCAGGTCCTCATCCGCTCCGACCTGCGCGTCCCCCGATTCGCCACCGCCGATCTCACCGGCCGGACGATTCTGGACGTCACCTCTCGCGGCAAGCATCTCCTCACCCGCATCGAGGGCGGCCTGACCCTTCACAGCCACCTCCGGATGGACGGCGCCTGGCGCGTCTACGCCACGGGCGAGCGCTGGCGCGGCGGGCCCGCCCACCAGATCCGCGCCGTCCTCGCCAACGCAGAGCACACCGCCGTCGGCTACCGGCTGCCCGTCCTCGAACTGCTCCGCACCCGGGACGAGGAGAGCGCGGTCGGTCATCTCGGCCCGGATCTGCTGGGGCCCGACTGGGACCCCGACACCGCTCTGCGCAATCTGCTCAGCACCCCCGACCGCTCTCTCGGCGAAGCCCTGCTGGACCAGCGCAATCTGGCCGGAATCGGCAACATCTACAAGGCCGAGCTCTGCTTCATGGCCCGCGCCACCCCCTGGCTCGCCATCGGCGAACTGACCGCCCCCACCGCCGCCCGCCTGATCACGACGGCCAAGCAACTACTCGAAGCCAACCGCGACCGCCCCATGCGCACAACCACCGGCACAGCCCCGCGCGGACACGGCCCGAAGGACCGGCTCTGGGTCTACGGCAGGGCCAACCGCCCCTGTCTGCGCTGCGGCACCACCATCCGCACCGCGGACCAGGGCGCCCGACCCACCTACTGGTGTCCGCGCTGCCAGTCGGGCCCCACAAGTTAG